In Anaerobacillus sp. CMMVII, a single window of DNA contains:
- a CDS encoding ABC transporter ATP-binding protein, producing the protein METILETKDLTIAFGGHIAVSDVNVEIERNQLKSIIGPNGAGKTTFFNMISGQLKPTKGQVFFKGQDITKLSPTERTRLGIGRSFQITNVFPHLTCHENVRLAVQSQMGIFYNMISHFKSLKEVNEKASEFLKTVMLEDKENELAVNLAHGEKRKLEIAMLLALETEVLLLDEPTAGMSLEEVPMILDVIRAIRDERKRTIVLIEHKMDMILDLSDSIMVLFHGKLLADGEPEEIMQNEQVQRAYLGGLHNDAS; encoded by the coding sequence GTGGAAACAATACTAGAAACAAAAGACTTAACAATTGCCTTTGGCGGCCATATCGCCGTAAGTGATGTAAACGTAGAAATTGAACGGAACCAGCTTAAATCAATTATTGGTCCGAATGGAGCGGGTAAGACGACGTTTTTTAATATGATCAGTGGCCAGCTAAAACCGACAAAAGGGCAAGTCTTTTTTAAAGGTCAAGACATAACAAAATTGTCGCCAACAGAACGAACTAGATTAGGAATCGGCAGGTCGTTTCAGATAACCAATGTGTTCCCTCATTTAACCTGTCATGAGAATGTGAGACTCGCAGTGCAATCGCAAATGGGAATTTTTTATAATATGATCTCTCATTTTAAAAGTTTAAAAGAAGTGAACGAAAAAGCTTCTGAGTTTTTGAAAACAGTCATGCTTGAAGACAAGGAGAATGAGTTGGCTGTAAATCTAGCTCATGGAGAAAAAAGAAAGTTAGAGATTGCGATGCTGCTTGCCTTAGAAACCGAAGTGTTACTTTTAGATGAACCAACAGCAGGAATGTCTTTAGAAGAGGTTCCAATGATCCTCGATGTCATTCGTGCAATTCGTGATGAACGTAAACGGACAATTGTGCTAATCGAGCACAAAATGGATATGATCCTCGATTTATCAGACAGCATTATGGTTTTATTCCACGGTAAGCTACTTGCTGATGGGGAACCAGAGGAGATTATGCAGAACGAACAGGTTCAAAGAGCCTATTTAGGAGGTTTGCACAATGACGCTTCTTAA
- a CDS encoding ABC transporter ATP-binding protein, whose product MTLLKVENIHTYIQQYHILQGVSFEVKQGEVTVLLGRNGAGKTTTLRSIMGLNQVKSGSITFKGEAIHTWPTHKIANAGIGYVPEDQGIFGSLTVEENMKVAMKKKDEATLERMDWILDLFPDLKQFWKKNGGHLSGGQKQMLSIARAYINDNAMLLIDEPSKGLAPIIVEKVMDSINQMKEKTTVVLVEQNFMMASAIGDRFYIIDDGHSVYDGAMEELKHDEQLKRKYLGIA is encoded by the coding sequence ATGACGCTTCTTAAAGTGGAAAACATTCATACCTATATTCAGCAGTATCACATTTTACAAGGCGTTTCATTTGAAGTAAAGCAAGGGGAAGTAACGGTATTGTTAGGTCGAAATGGAGCGGGGAAAACGACGACACTTCGATCAATCATGGGGTTAAATCAAGTGAAGTCAGGGAGTATCACTTTTAAAGGCGAAGCGATTCATACGTGGCCGACGCACAAAATTGCCAATGCGGGAATTGGCTATGTTCCTGAGGATCAGGGGATATTTGGATCATTAACTGTCGAAGAAAATATGAAGGTTGCGATGAAGAAAAAGGATGAGGCGACTCTAGAACGCATGGACTGGATTCTCGACTTGTTTCCGGATTTAAAGCAATTTTGGAAAAAGAATGGTGGTCACTTAAGTGGGGGGCAAAAGCAAATGTTATCGATCGCAAGAGCTTATATCAATGACAATGCGATGCTACTCATTGATGAACCTAGTAAGGGATTAGCACCTATTATTGTCGAGAAGGTAATGGATTCGATCAATCAAATGAAGGAGAAAACGACGGTCGTACTTGTTGAACAAAATTTCATGATGGCAAGTGCTATTGGGGATCGCTTTTACATTATCGATGACGGTCATTCTGTTTATGACGGAGCGATGGAAGAACTAAAGCATGACGAACAATTAAAAAGAAAATATTTAGGAATTGCTTAA
- a CDS encoding DUF2281 domain-containing protein — MNTAKERLLKIIDEIPDREVDKILDFAEYLKAKKEKSLSEDLTKASESSLDFWDNNIDDEVWNDA; from the coding sequence ATGAATACTGCTAAAGAACGATTACTAAAAATTATTGATGAAATTCCAGATCGAGAAGTGGATAAAATTTTAGACTTTGCTGAATATCTAAAGGCAAAAAAAGAAAAAAGCTTATCAGAAGATTTAACAAAAGCGAGCGAAAGTAGCCTTGATTTTTGGGATAATAACATAGACGATGAGGTTTGGAATGATGCATAA
- a CDS encoding type II toxin-antitoxin system PemK/MazF family toxin has protein sequence MMHKQGDIVLIPVPFSDLSNRKQRPVLIISNDDYNQMTDDILVVAITSQLKDLDYSVIIEQRDLDEGALKVTSAVRADKVYTLSKGIIRKRFGKVNTKVLNSVRTKIEQLIK, from the coding sequence ATGATGCATAAACAAGGTGACATTGTTTTAATTCCAGTACCATTCAGTGACTTATCAAATAGAAAACAACGTCCTGTTCTCATCATTTCAAACGATGATTATAATCAGATGACTGATGATATTCTTGTTGTTGCTATTACATCACAATTAAAGGACCTTGATTATTCTGTTATAATTGAACAAAGAGACTTAGACGAAGGTGCCCTTAAAGTTACATCAGCAGTGAGAGCAGACAAAGTTTATACACTTTCAAAAGGAATTATTAGAAAAAGATTTGGTAAAGTAAATACTAAAGTATTGAATAGTGTTAGAACTAAAATAGAACAATTAATAAAGTAG
- a CDS encoding alpha/beta-type small acid-soluble spore protein — translation MANNSNNNQLLVPGVQQALDQMKYEIAQEFGVQLGPDATARANGSVGGEITKRLVQMAEQQLGR, via the coding sequence ATGGCAAACAACTCGAACAATAATCAACTTTTAGTTCCTGGAGTACAACAAGCACTAGACCAAATGAAGTATGAAATCGCTCAGGAGTTTGGTGTTCAACTTGGACCAGATGCAACTGCGCGTGCCAATGGTTCAGTTGGTGGTGAAATCACAAAACGTCTTGTACAAATGGCTGAGCAACAACTAGGACGTTAA
- a CDS encoding branched-chain amino acid ABC transporter permease, whose product MSRLKQISKFKFSLSVVAIGMLMLPFVNDSRTAMIMLTKIFIFAVFAMSYDLLLGYTGIVSFGHAMFFGIGAYTVAICLKAFGPTVPVVLLATVITIIFTAIVSFLVGLLTLRLKAHFFAMLTLAVAALFLVIAEKWRSVTMGNDGFTFAIPEIFRDRVSFYFIALIFMILVYLFLERFTQSPMGRVLQAIRENEPRVESLGYRVMHYKITANVIAGVVAGLAGILYAMSLRFVNTAVFATELTLDALLITIIGGVGTLFGAIVGAALVEYARHALMDLASVHWIFGRWVILLGTVFILVVMFFPKGIVGSTKYWWAKRQMAKANKIQSASSSKNLDRDVS is encoded by the coding sequence ATGAGTCGACTGAAACAGATCTCGAAATTTAAGTTTAGCTTATCGGTCGTCGCGATTGGCATGCTGATGCTACCTTTTGTGAATGACTCTCGGACAGCAATGATCATGTTAACGAAGATCTTTATTTTTGCGGTCTTTGCGATGAGCTATGACTTGTTATTGGGTTATACAGGAATTGTATCCTTTGGTCATGCGATGTTCTTTGGGATTGGTGCGTATACAGTAGCGATTTGCTTAAAGGCTTTTGGTCCTACCGTGCCGGTCGTTTTATTAGCGACAGTTATTACGATTATCTTTACCGCGATTGTTAGTTTCCTAGTTGGACTACTAACCCTCCGATTAAAAGCTCATTTCTTTGCGATGTTGACGTTGGCTGTTGCTGCTTTATTTTTGGTAATTGCTGAAAAGTGGCGCTCGGTAACAATGGGGAATGATGGGTTTACGTTTGCCATTCCTGAGATTTTCCGTGATCGAGTCTCGTTTTATTTCATTGCCTTGATCTTTATGATCCTTGTGTACTTGTTCTTAGAACGGTTTACGCAGTCACCGATGGGGCGAGTTTTGCAGGCAATTCGAGAAAATGAGCCTCGGGTCGAGTCACTAGGCTACCGCGTCATGCATTATAAAATTACTGCTAACGTTATCGCCGGAGTTGTTGCAGGTTTAGCAGGAATTCTGTATGCAATGAGTTTACGTTTTGTTAATACAGCGGTTTTCGCAACTGAGTTAACATTAGATGCACTGTTAATCACGATCATCGGTGGGGTCGGAACTTTGTTTGGGGCAATTGTTGGTGCGGCGCTTGTCGAGTATGCCAGACATGCCTTAATGGACTTAGCGAGTGTTCACTGGATCTTCGGGCGCTGGGTCATCCTTCTTGGAACCGTTTTTATCCTGGTTGTCATGTTCTTCCCAAAAGGTATTGTTGGATCAACGAAATATTGGTGGGCGAAACGACAAATGGCGAAAGCAAATAAAATACAAAGTGCATCGTCCAGTAAAAATCTCGATCGAGATGTGAGCTAA
- a CDS encoding branched-chain amino acid ABC transporter permease — protein MEMLINITINGLATGMLIFLLAAGLTLIFGLMDVLNFAHGALFLWGAYVGIWGYTTTGSFLLGILMAIIACGILGYLLERFIVKPVYGNHIQQILITLGAMLVLSELVKVVWGPNIIQARAPEWLRGSWEVGDVFLIKYRIFIIFVGLVVFGGLLFLLNRTKLGLVVRAGVMDKEMVQALGINIRRVFLFVFILGASMAGLGGMLFGPYSGVIYAEIGLEYGILAFIVVVIGGMGSVLGSMIAALLVGLLGSYAAYFLPEIALAVNFLLMIGILVFRPSGIMGMKEALK, from the coding sequence TTGGAAATGCTGATAAACATTACGATCAATGGTTTGGCTACTGGGATGCTAATCTTTCTACTTGCTGCAGGGTTAACACTTATTTTTGGGTTGATGGACGTTTTAAACTTCGCCCATGGAGCCCTGTTTTTATGGGGGGCATATGTAGGAATTTGGGGTTATACAACCACTGGAAGCTTTTTACTTGGAATTTTGATGGCCATTATCGCGTGCGGAATTTTAGGATATTTATTAGAGCGGTTTATCGTCAAACCTGTGTATGGAAATCACATTCAACAAATATTGATTACCTTGGGTGCGATGCTTGTGCTAAGTGAGCTCGTAAAAGTTGTCTGGGGACCTAATATTATTCAGGCTAGAGCTCCTGAATGGCTTCGTGGTAGCTGGGAAGTTGGCGATGTATTTCTCATAAAGTACCGAATTTTTATTATCTTTGTGGGATTAGTTGTTTTTGGTGGATTGTTATTTTTATTAAATCGAACGAAACTGGGGCTCGTCGTGAGAGCGGGTGTTATGGATAAAGAAATGGTGCAGGCGTTAGGGATAAATATTCGTAGAGTCTTCTTATTCGTTTTTATCCTAGGAGCATCAATGGCTGGTTTAGGAGGAATGCTGTTTGGTCCATACTCAGGGGTCATTTATGCGGAGATAGGATTAGAGTATGGTATTTTAGCATTTATTGTTGTTGTCATAGGCGGTATGGGTAGCGTGTTGGGCTCAATGATTGCAGCACTATTAGTCGGTTTACTAGGTTCTTATGCAGCTTATTTTTTACCTGAAATTGCTTTAGCGGTTAATTTTCTGCTGATGATCGGAATCTTAGTATTTAGGCCTTCAGGGATTATGGGTATGAAGGAGGCACTAAAATGA
- a CDS encoding substrate-binding domain-containing protein, producing MRLKKTWLGFLFALLAFVMLAACSSSDTGGEQEKPNEETPKAPTEVKEEQEVVKIGLLTSLTGALEAYGAQTVKGFELGLEYATGGTMEVAGKKIEFIIEDTETQADVAVQKATRLLEDHKVDFIVGSSSSGDTLAVLPLMEEYKKIMVVEPAVADSITGANWNKYIFRTGRSSSQDAVAGAAAIAKEGVKIATLAQDFAFGIDGVAAFKKAAEDLGATIIHEEFADPAGVDFSSNIQRIINAQPDYLFVIWAGANNPWGQLEDMRIQDRGIKISTGAPDIAALRTMQDVVGMEGFTVYHHSLPNNEVNDWLVNEHQKRHNGEMPDLFTPGGFAAAMAIVAALEKTNGDVDTETLITAMEGMTFDTPKGPMTFRPEDHQALQTMYAITLEMTDEFDYPVPVLKRELSPEETAPVIQNSR from the coding sequence ATGAGATTGAAGAAAACGTGGCTTGGGTTTCTGTTTGCACTACTTGCTTTCGTAATGCTTGCAGCGTGTAGCTCTAGTGATACAGGTGGCGAACAAGAAAAACCAAATGAAGAAACACCAAAAGCGCCGACAGAAGTGAAAGAGGAGCAGGAAGTAGTCAAAATTGGGTTATTAACATCATTAACAGGTGCGCTAGAAGCGTATGGTGCGCAAACAGTAAAAGGTTTTGAACTTGGGCTGGAATATGCAACTGGTGGCACAATGGAAGTTGCCGGGAAGAAAATTGAATTCATTATTGAGGATACAGAAACCCAAGCAGATGTAGCAGTTCAAAAGGCTACGAGATTACTAGAGGATCATAAAGTCGACTTTATTGTTGGTTCTTCTTCGTCTGGTGATACATTAGCCGTTTTACCATTAATGGAAGAGTATAAAAAAATAATGGTTGTTGAACCTGCTGTCGCTGACAGTATCACAGGGGCAAACTGGAACAAGTACATTTTCCGTACAGGTAGAAGCTCGTCACAGGATGCTGTTGCCGGTGCTGCTGCGATTGCCAAAGAAGGTGTAAAGATCGCGACGTTGGCACAAGATTTCGCATTTGGTATAGATGGAGTTGCAGCGTTTAAAAAGGCTGCAGAAGATCTGGGGGCAACTATCATTCATGAAGAGTTTGCGGATCCAGCAGGTGTTGACTTTTCTTCGAATATTCAACGAATTATTAATGCACAGCCAGATTACTTATTTGTTATTTGGGCGGGCGCTAATAATCCTTGGGGACAACTAGAGGATATGAGAATTCAAGATCGCGGTATTAAAATCTCGACAGGAGCTCCAGATATTGCAGCCCTACGTACCATGCAAGATGTTGTTGGTATGGAAGGCTTCACTGTTTACCACCATAGTCTACCAAATAATGAAGTGAACGATTGGTTAGTTAATGAACATCAAAAGCGCCATAATGGCGAGATGCCAGATTTATTTACACCTGGTGGCTTTGCGGCAGCAATGGCAATCGTCGCAGCACTAGAAAAAACAAATGGTGATGTTGATACGGAAACTTTAATTACAGCTATGGAAGGAATGACGTTTGATACTCCAAAAGGACCAATGACATTCCGTCCGGAGGATCACCAAGCTTTACAAACAATGTATGCGATTACACTCGAAATGACGGATGAGTTTGATTATCCGGTACCAGTCTTGAAGCGTGAACTTTCACCAGAAGAAACAGCACCTGTAATTCAAAATAGTCGCTAA
- a CDS encoding BTAD domain-containing putative transcriptional regulator — protein MRKRYPFIRTKFIPPLVKDTNLYRPVLSKKLRRILDVPITLIHSGPGYGKSSSIASFLENHKGRYCWYTLSKQEDHFIPFLVQMIYAVQVTFPSFGQSLLEFLVNENIDNMDEEIEFLCSEFINELVGMDESVIIVLDDIHYLESSSSSIRWLSLLIQYLPKKIHLVLSGRIRPTWDILTRLLVHGELLEITEADLAFTKEEVEVLFGDFYHLELNESQINYVYELTEGWIIAIQMIWQQFKITGDLEVKAHLHIRSLEELFRYLAMEVFSKQPSDIRQFLLATCIFDDFNNPFCNAVLKRQDSQGMIANLLSQNLFIIPIGTEQYRYHPLFKDFLIKQLRQDEECFYEYQNQAAIYFLAKEDYERAIYHYQKIDENKKIGCILEEYGQTLLQQGKIDAVSKMLERLTTNIKMEYRKLWFIEGEINRYFCHYERALTCYRQLEELADLNEDVRAGSLAHEGKAKIYLDTIQPAKADSHLSQSIWLMEQEQENPDRQIQLYSLMAENLVNLGKMKEALQWLNKCKAVQADFTKVELVSRYFLRIGELHQAKTLIETSTANQVSENPLTQSHRETDLILSIICSFMGELDKGKRLAERAILRGTIRKSPFVEACGWIRMGHVVQLDSKYSHELAIQCYETALGLMEKINMSRGKSEAYMGLTVLYGRLGNYEMAQKMSLMAIEEPNRVKDQWLAAFVHVSQAIAAIYCKEFEQAKRLLLEAATGFEKCDGKYGRTVTFFWLAKIAHDEENWLDFATNMEKFLQLVHEYDYEFFVTSKTLFGPKDLQLIIPMLLKAKELEIMSSNRLLATLGLEHLTFHPGYSIKVKTLGDFQVWLGHEKIHEKSWKREKAKELFQVFVTYKTKMFPKGELLQLLWHELDEDSAQRDFKVALNALNKAIEPGRQARSNPYFIQREDSLYGINKEAVLEVDSEIFELTIEKGLKEKGNKEAIEILTQGLTLYEGDYLPTRRYDDWCVEERERLQVLFLRGAEKLAQLYLENEGYDEAIYWSEAILVKDVCWEEAYRILMYAYYKKKNRTYALRIYERCCKVLQEELGIEPIDATKQIYKRIKKNANVELNSMAL, from the coding sequence GTGCGAAAGAGATATCCATTTATAAGAACAAAATTTATTCCACCGCTGGTAAAAGATACAAATCTGTATAGACCAGTATTAAGTAAAAAATTGAGAAGAATACTTGATGTACCAATCACCTTAATCCACTCTGGCCCAGGCTATGGAAAAAGTTCATCAATTGCATCTTTCTTAGAAAATCACAAGGGACGCTACTGCTGGTATACCCTATCGAAACAGGAGGATCATTTCATTCCGTTCCTTGTCCAAATGATATATGCAGTCCAAGTAACTTTTCCATCGTTTGGTCAGAGCTTACTTGAGTTTTTAGTAAATGAGAATATTGACAATATGGACGAAGAAATTGAGTTTCTATGTTCTGAGTTTATTAATGAACTAGTTGGCATGGACGAGTCTGTGATCATTGTTTTGGATGATATTCATTACTTAGAATCCTCTAGCAGCAGTATTAGGTGGTTAAGTTTATTAATACAATATCTACCAAAAAAAATTCATCTGGTCTTAAGTGGAAGAATACGACCGACATGGGACATTCTGACGAGGTTACTTGTCCATGGCGAGCTCCTTGAAATTACTGAGGCCGACTTGGCTTTCACGAAAGAGGAGGTTGAAGTATTATTTGGAGATTTTTATCATCTCGAGTTAAATGAATCGCAAATAAATTATGTTTATGAATTAACAGAAGGATGGATAATTGCCATTCAAATGATCTGGCAGCAATTTAAGATTACTGGTGATCTTGAGGTCAAGGCACATTTACATATACGATCACTAGAAGAACTTTTTCGGTATTTAGCCATGGAAGTATTTTCAAAGCAACCGAGCGATATTCGACAGTTTTTACTTGCTACTTGTATCTTTGACGATTTTAATAACCCGTTCTGTAATGCTGTTTTAAAGCGGCAAGATTCTCAAGGAATGATAGCGAACTTGCTCTCCCAAAACCTATTTATCATTCCTATTGGAACGGAACAGTATCGTTATCATCCTTTGTTTAAGGACTTTTTAATCAAGCAATTGCGACAGGATGAAGAATGTTTTTATGAGTATCAGAACCAGGCGGCCATCTATTTTCTCGCAAAAGAGGATTATGAACGAGCGATCTACCATTATCAGAAAATTGATGAGAATAAAAAGATTGGTTGTATTTTAGAGGAGTATGGCCAAACCCTTCTTCAGCAAGGCAAGATTGATGCTGTTTCAAAAATGCTTGAACGACTTACAACAAATATCAAAATGGAATATCGTAAGCTTTGGTTTATTGAAGGTGAAATTAATCGCTATTTTTGCCATTATGAGAGAGCGCTTACTTGCTACCGGCAGCTTGAAGAATTGGCAGATCTTAATGAAGATGTACGAGCGGGCAGCTTGGCACATGAAGGAAAAGCAAAAATATACCTAGACACAATTCAGCCAGCAAAAGCCGATAGTCATTTGAGTCAATCAATTTGGTTAATGGAACAAGAACAAGAAAATCCGGATCGGCAAATACAACTATATAGTCTAATGGCTGAAAATCTAGTGAATCTAGGGAAAATGAAAGAAGCGTTGCAGTGGTTAAATAAATGCAAGGCGGTTCAAGCAGATTTTACAAAGGTAGAGTTAGTGTCTCGCTATTTTTTACGTATTGGCGAGCTACACCAAGCGAAAACATTAATTGAGACGTCAACGGCAAATCAAGTAAGTGAAAATCCGCTTACCCAGTCACATAGGGAAACAGATCTTATACTTTCAATCATCTGTTCGTTTATGGGAGAGTTAGATAAAGGAAAAAGGCTAGCTGAACGAGCGATCCTAAGAGGGACTATCCGAAAGTCTCCATTTGTAGAAGCTTGTGGCTGGATCAGAATGGGCCATGTTGTACAGCTAGATTCGAAATATAGTCATGAGTTAGCGATCCAATGCTATGAAACAGCATTAGGGTTAATGGAAAAAATCAATATGTCTCGAGGCAAGTCCGAGGCCTACATGGGCTTAACAGTACTTTATGGAAGGTTAGGAAACTATGAAATGGCTCAAAAGATGTCGCTCATGGCTATTGAAGAACCAAATCGGGTCAAAGACCAATGGTTAGCCGCTTTTGTACATGTTTCTCAAGCAATCGCCGCAATATATTGTAAGGAATTTGAACAAGCAAAACGTTTATTACTAGAGGCTGCCACAGGCTTTGAGAAATGTGATGGAAAATATGGTCGCACAGTTACATTTTTTTGGTTAGCAAAAATTGCTCATGATGAAGAAAATTGGCTAGATTTTGCAACTAATATGGAAAAGTTTTTGCAATTGGTTCATGAATACGACTATGAATTCTTCGTAACTAGTAAAACATTGTTTGGTCCTAAAGATTTGCAATTGATCATCCCCATGCTACTGAAAGCTAAAGAACTAGAAATTATGAGCTCAAATCGTTTACTAGCGACGCTTGGATTAGAGCACTTAACCTTTCATCCAGGATACTCGATTAAAGTGAAAACGTTAGGTGATTTTCAGGTGTGGTTGGGGCACGAAAAAATCCATGAAAAAAGTTGGAAGCGTGAAAAAGCCAAAGAATTATTTCAGGTTTTTGTGACCTATAAAACAAAGATGTTCCCAAAAGGTGAATTGTTACAATTGCTTTGGCATGAACTTGATGAGGATTCAGCACAACGAGATTTTAAAGTGGCACTAAATGCACTCAATAAAGCGATTGAACCAGGGCGTCAAGCTAGAAGTAATCCATATTTTATTCAACGAGAAGATTCTTTATATGGAATTAATAAAGAGGCTGTTTTGGAAGTTGATTCGGAGATTTTCGAACTAACGATCGAAAAAGGTCTAAAGGAAAAAGGAAATAAAGAAGCAATTGAAATTCTAACTCAAGGGCTAACTTTATATGAAGGTGACTATCTACCAACTCGTCGCTATGATGACTGGTGTGTAGAAGAACGAGAACGATTACAGGTCTTATTCTTACGTGGAGCTGAGAAATTAGCGCAATTATACCTTGAAAATGAAGGGTACGATGAGGCGATTTATTGGAGTGAAGCAATTCTTGTTAAGGATGTTTGCTGGGAAGAGGCATACCGAATTTTGATGTATGCCTACTATAAAAAGAAAAATCGAACCTACGCTCTACGAATTTATGAAAGGTGCTGTAAAGTACTTCAGGAAGAATTAGGAATTGAGCCGATTGATGCAACAAAGCAAATCTATAAGAGAATAAAAAAGAACGCTAATGTTGAATTAAATAGTATGGCTTTGTAG
- a CDS encoding YdbC family protein, translated as MAEIKYEILEQYGHISESAKGWKKELNLISWNERSAKYDLREWDPDHQKMGKGLTLSKEELKTLKELLNKMEL; from the coding sequence ATGGCTGAAATAAAGTATGAAATTCTAGAACAGTATGGACATATTTCAGAAAGTGCAAAGGGTTGGAAAAAAGAGTTAAACTTAATTAGCTGGAATGAACGTTCTGCAAAATATGATCTCCGTGAATGGGATCCAGACCATCAAAAGATGGGAAAAGGTTTAACATTATCAAAAGAAGAGTTGAAGACTTTAAAAGAGTTGTTAAATAAAATGGAATTATAA
- a CDS encoding sodium-dependent bicarbonate transport family permease: MGQIVEIAYANLLSPMILFFLIGIVAVIVNSDLKVPSAFYTGYTMIILFTIGIKGGVELRNVSFMEMLPTIIAALLLSVGMLFISYLVVAKLFKFSVTESWAIAAHYGSVSAVTFIAGLAFLEKIEVYYEVYMSAILVVMEGPAIILGIIFYKMYAQKQGQNMDNPNASLSHVMKEAFFGKSIFLLLGGIFIGFVAHEDGLAKITPLFGDLFYGLLCIFLLHMGLIATQSIKKIEKLKLSSFLFAFILPVIGGTIGILVGSFIGLSMGGAFILAILSGSASYIAAPAAVEQAIPKANSGIYLGSALGLTLPFNLVVGIPYFYWFATIIY; encoded by the coding sequence ATGGGACAAATTGTTGAAATTGCTTATGCGAATTTATTATCGCCAATGATTTTATTTTTTCTAATTGGTATTGTAGCAGTGATCGTTAACTCCGATTTAAAAGTTCCGTCTGCCTTTTATACTGGTTACACCATGATTATTTTGTTTACGATTGGTATAAAAGGTGGTGTCGAGCTTAGAAATGTTTCATTTATGGAAATGCTACCGACAATCATTGCAGCACTTTTATTAAGTGTGGGGATGCTTTTTATTTCATATCTGGTGGTAGCCAAGCTCTTTAAATTTTCAGTGACGGAATCTTGGGCGATTGCTGCTCATTACGGTTCAGTAAGTGCGGTTACCTTTATCGCAGGATTAGCCTTCCTTGAAAAAATTGAAGTTTATTATGAAGTGTATATGTCAGCAATCCTTGTTGTGATGGAAGGACCTGCGATTATCTTAGGGATTATCTTTTATAAGATGTATGCACAAAAACAAGGGCAAAACATGGACAACCCGAATGCAAGTTTGAGCCATGTTATGAAAGAAGCATTCTTCGGGAAAAGTATTTTCTTATTATTGGGCGGTATTTTTATTGGTTTCGTCGCTCATGAAGATGGGCTTGCGAAAATCACTCCATTATTTGGAGATTTATTTTACGGACTGCTTTGTATCTTCTTATTACATATGGGGTTGATTGCAACACAGAGTATTAAAAAAATTGAGAAGTTAAAATTGTCTTCGTTTTTATTTGCGTTTATTTTGCCAGTGATTGGTGGAACAATAGGAATTCTTGTTGGAAGCTTTATCGGTTTATCAATGGGTGGGGCATTTATTCTAGCGATCTTATCAGGAAGCGCGTCATATATTGCAGCACCAGCTGCTGTTGAACAAGCTATACCAAAAGCAAATTCTGGCATTTATTTAGGGTCAGCGCTTGGGTTGACACTACCATTTAATTTAGTGGTTGGAATCCCTTATTTTTACTGGTTTGCAACAATCATCTATTAA